In the genome of Yersinia enterocolitica, the window TAGAAAGCGAATTATCTTTGAACTTGCAGAGGCAGATGTGTGTCAACATATCGACCAAATCCGTCCGATGATGCGTTTATTGCTTGGCGTGGGCTGCAAGGTGATGGTGTCGCAGGCCGGATTAACGGTTGTTAGCACCTCTTACATCAAATCACTGCGGGTTGAAATGATTAAACTTCATCCTGGGTTAGTAAGAAGCATTAATTTACGTTATGAAAATCAGTTGTTTGTGGAAAGTCTGACCGGTGCCTGTGCGGGGACGGATACAAAAGTTTTTGCCGCAGGAGTGCTTACCCGTGAAGAATGGCAAACGCTGAAGGATAAGGGGATTTATGGTGGACAGGGCAATTTTTTTGCTCCGCCAACACTTTTGAACCCCGGAAAGAAAAAATATTCGTATTAGGGCTATGTTTAGCCTGATCGTTGAGCAAAAATTAACGTAGAATGTGCCAGTCATTTCCGTAAATCGTTGGTGGGCGCTTACTTCCGACGAGAATCAGGTTAAATGTTAGATTTTATGTGCTGTGTTACGCCGGTCGTTACGCAGAATCTGTGTTGTGCCGAGGGTTTATTCAACCTTTTCAAGCGATATGGGTTCGTGATGGAACGAGATGTCAACAACGCAGCTACTTTTTCACCGAATCAGGACGTTTTTGCGCCTTGTCGCTGCTTCGTGTGGTTGGTAAAGTAGGCGGATTTTATTTTCCGCCCCCAGCTTGCAGGATTATCCTTTCGTTATGTTTAAGAAATTTCGTGGCATGTTTTCCAACGACTTGTCCATCGACTTGGGTACCGCCAATACCCTTATTTATGTTAAAGGACAAGGCATTGTACTGAATGAACCTTCAGTGGTTGCTATTCGCCAGGATCGTGCCGGTTCACCGAAGAGCGTTGCGGCTGTGGGCCATGATGCCAAACAGATGCTTGGGCGTACCCCCGGCAATATCGCAGCTATTCGCCCAATGAAAGACGGCGTTATTGCCGATTTCTTTGTTACCGAGAAAATGCTGCAACACTTTATCAAGCAGGTTCACAGCAACAGCTTTATGCGCCCAAGTCCGCGTGTATTGGTGTGCGTACCGGTCGGGGCTACTCAGGTTGAGCGCCGTGCGATCCGTGAATCCGCTCAGGGCGCTGGCGCTCGTGAAGTGTTTTTGATTGAAGAGCCTATGGCTGCGGCTATTGGTGCCGGGCTGCCGGTTTCTGAAGCAACCGGTTCGATGGTTGTGGATATTGGTGGCGGTACCACAGAAGTGGCCGTTATCTCTCTGAACGGCGTAGTTTACTCTTCTTCTGTCCGTATCGGTGGCGACCGCTTTGATGAAGCGATCATTAATTATGTGCGCCGTAACTACGGTTCATTGATTGGTGAAGCGACTGCCGAACGTATCAAGCACAGCATCGGTTCTGCTTACCCGGGTGATGAAGTTCTGGAAATTGAAGTGCGCGGTCGTAACCTTGCTGAAGGTGTACCTCGTGGCTTTACACTGAACTCCAATGAGATCCTTGAAGCGCTGCAAGAGCCGCTAACGGGTATCGTTAGCGCGGTAATGGTTGCGCTGGAACAGTGTCCGCCAGAATTGGCCTCTGACATCTCTGAACGCGGTATGGTGCTGACCGGTGGTGGTGCATTGCTGCGTAACCTGGACCGCCTGCTGATGGAAGAGACCGGTATTCCGGTAGTGGTGGCAGAAGATCCATTGACCTGCGTCGCTCGCGGCGGTGGCAAAGCGTTGGAAATGATCGACATGCATGGCGGCGATTTGTTCAGCGAAGAATAATAGTCAGCCAAAAAGGAGGAGAACTAGATCAGATGAATCGATATCCAGCTTACTCAACGTAAGAAGGATAAATTCGTCCGATTTAGCGCCTCCTTTTGTCGTCGAGGAATACGCATAATTTATGAAGCCGATTTTTAGCCGGGGTCCATCCCTGCAATTGCGACTGTTCTTTGCCGTTCTTGCAGCCATTGTTTTGGTTATCGCTGATAGCCGATTGGGCACGTTTGTCAAAATACGTACCTATATGGACACTGCCGTTAGCCCTTTCTATTTTCTGGCCAATGGGCCACGCAAAGTTCTCGACAACGTTTCTGAAACTCTGGCTACCCGTGAACAGCTAGAGTTGGAAAACCGTGCATTACGCCAAGAGTTGTTGCTTAAAAATACTGATCTTCAGTTGCTCGGGCAATTTAAGCAGGAAAATAACCGCTTACGTGAATTGCTGGGTTCTCCTTTGCGTCAGGATGAACAAAAAATGGTCACGCAGGTGATGTCCAGCGGGACAGATCCTTACAGTGATCAGGTGGTTATCGATAAAGGTTCTAA includes:
- a CDS encoding rod shape-determining protein produces the protein MFKKFRGMFSNDLSIDLGTANTLIYVKGQGIVLNEPSVVAIRQDRAGSPKSVAAVGHDAKQMLGRTPGNIAAIRPMKDGVIADFFVTEKMLQHFIKQVHSNSFMRPSPRVLVCVPVGATQVERRAIRESAQGAGAREVFLIEEPMAAAIGAGLPVSEATGSMVVDIGGGTTEVAVISLNGVVYSSSVRIGGDRFDEAIINYVRRNYGSLIGEATAERIKHSIGSAYPGDEVLEIEVRGRNLAEGVPRGFTLNSNEILEALQEPLTGIVSAVMVALEQCPPELASDISERGMVLTGGGALLRNLDRLLMEETGIPVVVAEDPLTCVARGGGKALEMIDMHGGDLFSEE